The Bradysia coprophila strain Holo2 unplaced genomic scaffold, BU_Bcop_v1 contig_70, whole genome shotgun sequence genome contains a region encoding:
- the LOC119083938 gene encoding dual specificity protein kinase CLK2-like — protein MFLGYIARRDPDDTSLCAKMRDAFLWHGHYCITFDILGSDVYHFLELNEFVPFPMDQVRHMAYQLCHAVNFLHQQGIIHTDLKTDNILFVDSSYTKEYHPEKKMNIRSVNRNDIRLIDLGCAEDDELPQSYTISNRCYRAPEVVLKNNWSHPVDVWSIGCILYELHTGNLLFNTDDDDLEHLAIMERILGEFPVAGEHKYFPNGKLNFDWTQRPLEVHCHQPLRTSIKAEIDDDLIDLMEKMLAYEPAKRITLKEALTHPFFDKLPASQRLTV, from the coding sequence ATGTTTTTGGGTTATATTGCACGACGCGATCCGGACGACACCAGCCTATGTGCCAAAATGCGAGATGCATTTTTATGGCACGGACACTACTGCATTACATTCGACATACTTGGATCCGATGTGTACCATTTCCTCGAACTCAACGAATTCGTACCGTTCCCGATGGATCAAGTGCGGCACATGGCCTACCAGCTGTGCCATGCAGTGAACTTTTTACATCAACAAGGGATCATACACACCGACCTGAAGACGGACAATATTCTGTTTGTGGATTCGAGCTACACGAAGGAGTATCATCcggagaagaaaatgaatattcgGTCGGTTAACCGAAATGATATTCGTTTGATCGATTTGGGCTGTGCTGAAGATGACGAATTACCTCAGTCATACACCATCAGTAATCGGTGTTATCGTGCACCTGAAGTCgtgctgaaaaataattggagCCATCCAGTCGATGTGTGGTCGATCGGTTGCATTCTTTACGAATTACACACCGGAAACCTGCTATTCAATACAGACGATGACGATTTGGAACATTTGGCGATAATGGAAAGAATTCTGGGTGAATTTCCTGTAGCCGGCGAGCATAAATACTTTCCGAATGGTAAGTTAAACTTCGATTGGACTCAGCGACCGTTAGAGGTACATTGTCATCAACCGCTGCGTACTTCAATAAAGGCGGAAATCGATGACGACTTAATCGACTTGATGGAGAAAATGTTGGCTTACGAACCGGCGAAGAGAATTACATTGAAGGAGGCATTGACGCATCCATTCTTTGACAAATTGCCAGCGTCTCAACGACTAACggtttaa
- the LOC119083861 gene encoding xanthine dehydrogenase-like, with amino-acid sequence MDVFFTINGKPYQINANTVAVDTSLNTFIRTKAQLSGTKFMCSEGGCGACIVSVKGIHPVTKEEKVWAVNSCLTSVFSCHGLEITTVEGVGNRQTGYHTIQKRLAHLNGTQCGYCSPGMVMNMYSLLQSKNGKVSMEEVENSFGGNICRCTGYRPILDAFKSFAYDADKALIEACMDIEDLTKTCPKTGSPCAGLCHKAKGPLSMVFDDGRRWHKASNIAEIFNVLENAGNEPYMFVAGNTAHGVYRRNENLKYFIDITGVEALRSHAINGSELVLGANVSLTETMEILTKASSQVGFEYCKHLVDHIDLIANVPVRNAGTIAGNLSIKHGNVEFPSDMFIILEAAGAKMTIASGLSTCRIKPKTKVVSVAEYVHLDMTKKLILNVILPKLDPTTYSFRSYKVMPRAQNSHAYVNAGFLFEFKNGLVNNARICFGGIAPEFVHASKTEKLLVGKKLYENDVLQSALRSLTTEMSPDWVLPDASPEYRKNLAAALFYKFVLNTCPTDLVGKKYVLGGSIVDRAISSGTQSFDTFKERYPLTEKVPKYEGLIQCSGELQYINDIKPMDGELWAAFVQATEIHSFVESIDASDALSLPGVEFFFSASDIPGENNFMPAAVVAVFGSGNVEQIFLSKENPVLYNGQPVGVILASTFALANRAAKKVKLTYKKPEVKQPIITSLHDAHYKKATERYHPIPYLKIAPTVVTDLSDKNPKKVAGTFDIGTQYHYTMEPQTCVCIPAEDGIEVISSTQWVHKVQIAVSRCLNIPNNQVNMGLRRLGGAYGCKGTRATHVACAAAIACKHTNRPVRFVMTLEANMEVMGKRFPLLNEYDVDVDDDGRILKMVNNFAQDFGSNMNDGPVFNTINHVKNVYVPDTWDVQCSATLTDAPSNTYCRAPGTTEGLAMIENIMEHIARVTGKDTLSVRMANMPENHKMRTMLPDFLKSIDFDERKQKIEEFNRNNRWRKRGIAFVPMEYPQPYFGMYPAIVAIYPEDGTVAVAHGGVECGQGINTKVAQVVAHCLNIPLSYVSVKRMDNVVGANSFCTGGSMTSEALCMAVKKACETLLERMKPVRDELGDPKWNVLTQACYDKLVDLSCKSIFDKNEVTEYTIWGCSCAEVEVDILTGNLKLTRVDILEDTGESMSPGIDVGQVEGAFVMGIGYWLTESVVYGTEKGELLTNRTWTYKPPGAKDIPVDFRVTFLHNSSNAAGVLRSKATGEPPLCMSIVVIFALRHALESARKDAGITDWFEMGAPSTPDRLFLSAGNSLEHFKLY; translated from the exons TAAATGCCAATACCGTGGCTGTTGATACGAGCTTAAACACGTTCATCCGAACGAAAGCTCAATTGAGCGGAACCAAGTTTATGTGTTCCGAAGGTGGCTGCGGTGCGTGTATCGTTAGCGTTAAAGGAATTCATCCCGTAACAAAAGAGGAGAAAGTGTGGGCAGTGAATTCG TGCCTTACCTCGGTGTTCTCCTGTCATGGATTGGAAATCACAACCGTTGAAGGTGTTGGCAATCGCCAAACGGGCTACCATACTATCCAGAAGAGATTGGCCCATTTGAATGGAACGCAGTGCGG ATACTGTTCGCCGGGAATGGTCATGAACATGTACAGTTTGCTTCAATCGAAAAACGGCAAGGTTTCAATGGAAGAAGTCGAAAATTCGTTCGGAGGTAACATATGCCGTTGCACCGGATACCGACCGATATTGGATGCTTTCAAGTCTTTCGCCTACGATGCGGATAAAGCTTTGATCGAGGCTTGCATG GACATTGAGGATCTGACCAAAACCTGTCCCAAAACGGGCTCACCATGCGCTGGACTTTGTCACAAAGCAAAGGGTCCTTTAAGCATGGTATTCGACGACGGGAGGCGTTGGCACAAAGCCTCAAACATCGCTGAGATCTTTAACGTTCTTGAGAATGCTGGCAACGAACCGTACATGTTTGTGGCAGGGAACACTGCACATG GCGTCTATCGTCGCAATGAGAATCTAAAGTATTTCATTGACATCACCGGTGTAGAAGCACTCCGTTCACATGCCATTAACGGATCGGAATTGGTCTTGGGCGCAAATGTTAGCCTGACTGAAACGATGGAAATCCTAACGAAGGCATCGAGTCAAGTTGGATTCGAGTATTGCAAGCATTTGGTCGATCACATCGATCTGATTGCCAATGTGCCAGTGAGGAAT GCTGGAACAATAGCTGGCAATTTGAGCATCAAGCACGGAAATGTGGAGTTTCCCTCGGACATGTTCATTATTTTAGAGGCAGCCGGAGCGAAAATGACCATCGCAAGTGGTCTTAGTACCTGTCGTATCAAGCCTAAAACGAAAGTCGTTTCGGTGGCCGAGTATGTTCACCTGGACATGACCAAGAAACTCATATTGAATGTCATTCTGCCGAAGCTCGATCCGACAACGTACAGCTTCCGGTCGTACAAG GTCATGCCCCGTGCCCAAAATTCGCACGCCTATGTGAACGCTGGCTTCCTATTTGAGTTCAAGAATGGCCTCGTCAACAACGCTCGCATCTGCTTCGGTGGAATAGCTCCAGAATTCGTGCATGCCAGCAAAACCGAAAAGTTGCTCGTCGGAAAGAAGCTGTACGAAAATGACGTACTGCAGAGTGCCCTGCGGAGTTTAACAACCGAAATGAGTCCCGATTGGGTGTTGCCTGATGCCAGTCCCGAATATCGAAAGAATCTGGCGGCCGCACTGTTCTACAAGTTCGTGTTGAATACATGTCCGACGGATTTGGTGGGCAAAAAGTACGTTCTGGGTGGCTCGATCGTCGACCGTGCCATTTCGTCGGGAACGCAATCGTTTGATACGTTCAAGGAACGGTATCCGTTGACCGAAAAAGTGCCCAAATACGAGGGTCTGATTCAATGCTCCGGTGAACTGCAGTACATCAACGATATCAAGCCCATGGATGGCGAACTTTGGGCAGCATTTGTGCAGGCAACGGAAATTCATTCGTTTGTTGAAAGCATCGATGCATCGGACGCTCTG TCTCTTCCCggagttgaatttttcttctcaGCCAGCGACATACCAGGCGAAAACAATTTCATGCCAGCCGCTGTGGTCGCCGTATTTGGTTCGGGCAATGTGGAACAGATTTTCCTCAGTAAAGAAAATCCCGTCCTGTACAATGGTCAGCCGGTTGGAGTAATATTGGCCAGCACTTTCGCATTGGCCAACCGAGCAGCGAAAAAGGTCAAACTCACGTACAAGAAACCGGAAGTCAAACAGCCGATCATCACTTCACTTCACGATGCCCACTACAAAAAGGCAACGGAACGATACCATCCGATACCATACCTCAAGATTGCACCGACTGTCGTCACCGATCTGAGCgacaaaaatccgaaaaaagtGGCCGGAACATTTGACATCGGCACTCAGTACCACTATACAATGGAACCGCAAACGTGCGTATGCATTCCAGCCGAAGATGGCATTGAAGTGATTTCGTCGACTCAGTGGGTGCACAAGGTGCAAATTGCCGTGTCACGCTGTCTCAACATACCGAACAATCAAGTGAACATGGGCCTTCGTCGACTCGGTGGTGCTTACGGTTGCAAGGGAACAAGGGCCACGCATGTAGCCTGTGCTGCTGCCATTGCCTGTAAACACACAAATCGTCCGGTTCGCTTCGTTATGACGTTGGAAGCGAACATGGAAGTCATGGGCAAACGTTTCCCATTGCTGAACGAATACGATGTCGATGTCGACGATGACGGCCGTATCCTGAAGATGGTCAACAATTTTGCGCAAGATTTCGGTTCGAATATGAACGACGGTCCGGTATTCAACACCATCAATCACGTGAAAAATGTCTACGTACCCGATACGTGGGACGTTCAATGTAGTGCTACGCTCACCGATGCACCAAGTAATACATATTGTCGGGCACCAGGTACCACCGAAGGATTGGCGATGATCGAAAACATCATGGAGCATATTGCCCGAGTCACCGGAAAAGATACGTTGTCGGTGCGCATGGCTAATATGCCAGAGAATCACAAGATGAGAACGATGCTTCCGGACTTTTTGAAGAGCATTG ATTTCGACGAGCGCAAGCAGAAGATTGAGGAATTCAATCGGAACAATCGCTGGCGTAAGCGCGGAATCGCCTTCGTGCCAATGGAATATCCGCAACCCTATTTCGGGATGTATCCAGCTATTGTTGCAATCTATCCGGAAGACGGTACAGTAGCGGTAGCGCATGGTGGAGTCGAATGCGGTCAGGGAATAAATACGAAAGTGGCTCAAGTGGTAGCCCATTGCTTGAACATTCCGTTGAGTTACGTCAGCGTTAAGCGAATGGACAATGTTGTGGGAGCGAATTCGTTCTGCACGGGCGGATCAATGACCAG CGAGGCCCTTTGCATGGCCGTGAAAAAGGCTTGCGAAACACTGCTCGAACGCATGAAACCGGTACGCGACGAACTCGGCGACCCGAAATGGAATGTTCTGACCCAAGCGTGCTACGACAAACTGGTCGATCTGAGCTGCAAATCGATATTCGACAAAAATGAGGTGACCGAGTACACCATTTGGGGATGCAGTTGTGCCGAAGTCGAAGTGGACATTTTGACCGGCAATCTGAAATTGACTCGCGTCGATATCTTGGAAGATACGGGCGAATCGATGAGTCCTGGCATCGATGTGGGTCAGGTGGAAGGAGCATTTGTCATGGGCATCGGTTATTGGCTGACGGAGAGTGTGGTTTATGGTACGGAAAAGGGAGAGTTGTTGACGAATCGAACGTGGACATACAAACCGCCGGGTGCAAAGGATATTCCTGTCGATTTTCGCGTAACATTTTTGCATAACAGTTCCAATGCGGCTGGAGTTTTACGTTCGAAAG CAACTGGCGAACCACCGCTATGCATGTCGATTGTCGTGATTTTTGCATTACGCCATGCATTGGAATCAGCTCGAAAAGATGCGGGAATTACAGATTGGTTTGAAATGGGTGCTCCATCCACGCCAGATAGGCTTTTCTTGAGTGCAGGCAACTCATTGGAACATTTCAAACTTTACTAG